Proteins encoded together in one Kwoniella shandongensis chromosome 3, complete sequence window:
- a CDS encoding deoxyhypusine hydroxylase, producing MSVQVTPEQLSALRATLLNTSGSTPLHERFRALFMLKAVGGDEVVDIVSEGLADPSPLLKHELAYVLGQLGNLRALPVLSKVLINPTGEHCSMVRHEAAEALGALSAEEGLEVLKRYLDDPSREVRETCEIAVGKIVFDNSEEGKARKQNPDFPTIDPAPSAPSSEIPTLRKEMLNPSLPLFERYRAMFALRDFGAGSKEAVESLAEGFGDGSALFRHEIAYIFGQLSSPYSIPSLLSRLRDPVEDDMVRHEAAEALGGIASDGVEGDDQTTLPIDQRLPEGGVLAVLREWAVKESAPIVVRESCQVAIDMWEYENSTDQFNPLDSLTTSAESGKANTTGMERSAAAAIAAGIKA from the exons ATGTCAGTCCAGGTCACTCCGGAACAATTATCAGCTCTTAGGGCTACTTTGCTCAACACTTCTGGCTCGACGCCCTTGCACGAGAGGTTCAGAGCTCTGTTCATGCTCAAAGCTgtaggaggtgatgaggtcgtTGATATCGTttcagagg GTCTCGCCGACCCCTCCCCTTTGTTGAAACATGAACTCGCCTACGTCCTCGGTCAACTGGGAAACCTCCGAGCTCTCCCCGTCCTATCCAAAGTCCTGATCAACCCAACTGGCGAACACTGTTCTATGGTCCGTCACGAAGCTGCCGAAGCGCTCGGTGCGCTGAGTgccgaagaagggttggaggtgttgaagaggtaTTTGGATGATCCGAGTAGGGAAGTTAGAGAGACGTGTGAGATTGCAGTGGGCAAGATTGTCTTTGACAACtctgaggaaggaaaggcGAGGAAGCAAAA CCCCGACTTCCCAACCATCGACCCCGCACCTTCCGCCCCTTCTTCCGAGATCCCCACTCTCCGCAAAGAGATGCTCAACCCTTCTTTACCCCTCTTTGAGCGATATCGGGCGATGTTTGCCCTACGAGATTTCGGAGCTGGTTCAAAGGAGGCTGTAGAGTCTTTGGCTGAAGGTTTCGGCGACGGAAGCGCTTTGTTCAG ACACGAGATCGCTTACATCTTCGGTCAACTCTCTTCGCCTTACTCTATCCCTTCTTTGTTGTCCCGACTACGTGATCCCGTAGAGGACGATATGGTCCGACACGAAGCTGCTGAAGCGTTGGGCGGTATCGCTTCTGACGGTGTTGAG GGAGATGATCAAACCACTCTTCCGATCGACCAACGACTTCCCGAAGGTGGTGTTCTTGCCGTCTTGCGAGAATGGGCTGTCAAAGAATCTGCTCCGATCGTGGTTCGAGAATCGTGTCAAGTCGCTATCGATAtgtgggag TACGAGAACTCGACGGATCAGTTCAACCCTCTTGATTCGTTGACTACCTCCGCAGAGTCGGGCAAAGCCAATACTACCGGTATGGAAAGATCAgccgccgccgccatcgCTGCTGGTATCAAGGCATAA